A region of Colletotrichum higginsianum IMI 349063 chromosome 10, whole genome shotgun sequence DNA encodes the following proteins:
- a CDS encoding Ankyrin and HET domain-containing protein, protein MAEFSYAAIGERDFRILSLSPGKSDEPLRGELLVRPIDTYIDEASKHEGELPESADSYEAVSYVWGSDDKPRRIASPAGAEIAITENLYHCLRRIRLGDRPRLVWVDALCINQSDDREKESQIMLMHDIFVSARRVLAYLGEEADGSKRAVELIQKYWRINIPNPLNAGARAFVENLLSEPVPDAPAGSEAELPPPGDEEWMAVSRFWNRPWFRRVWVVQEFILARDVLMICGDEAVNWAKLWPATIALEEPESPPWPLVNTAGEELKGAADLMANMAQRLRFFQLGSMRGNSDEHGHGDDDGHEHGGGCCGGHGSHDHGHDHDHDEEEEDDKDAEDAEEGDDDEDDGEWESEDGDDSGRSTDLLSLLLSFREVEATDPRDLYFALLGLASDGDREEFRPDYSATFEQTALRFARTLLHEPFSEELLDHAGIANSLNGADFPSWIPDFRRPWRRMTVADAAESEAAGETDFDFGFDPNEADDVLLLMGVKVDTISHATDLPRPAHLHAEQPSLWVKRDMVTLSKLLAGIPGFEDATYPTGETGVEAVLRTLTFFRTEADEADGHGEDGEGDNEVPMTTLKLAYRTCTAVEDDDLDGSRPEREALRREIMLSGCTAKEAGEALEAAAQVLINRVFPMRAALDLVLARGGRYVGMVPEGCEAGDEIWVLKGCNAPFVLRRSAEREGARRIVGAAYVHGIMNGEAVEEGVEFEPVSIH, encoded by the coding sequence ATGGCCGAGTTCTCGtacgccgccatcggcgagCGGGATTTCCGAATCCTCTCGCTGTCACCAGGAAAATCCGATGAGCCCCTCCGCGGCGAGCTCCTGGTCCGCCCCATCGACACCTACATCGACGAGGCCAGTAAACACGAAGGCGAGTTGCCCGAGTCGGCAGACTCGTACGAGGCCGTCTCCTACGTCTGGGGCTCCGACGACAAGCCCCGGCGCATCGCCTCGCCCGCCGGCGCAGAGATCGCCATCACCGAGAACCTCTACCACTGCCTCAGGCGCATTCGCCTCGGCGACCGTCCGCGCCTCGTCTGGGTCGACGCCCTGTGCATCAACCAGTCCGACGACCGGGAGAAGGAGTCGCAGATCATGCTCATGCACGACATCTTCGTCAGCGCCCGCCGCGTGCTCGCCtacctcggcgaggaggccgacggcaGCAAGCGGGCCGTCGAGCTGATCCAGAAGTACTGGCGCATCAACATCCCGAACCCCCTCAACGCCGGCGCCCGCGCCTTCGTCGAGAACCTGCTCTCCGAGCCGGTGCCCGACGCACCTGCTGGAagcgaggccgagctgcCCCCgccgggcgacgaggagtgGATGGCCGTGTCGCGCTTCTGGAACCGCCCGTGGTTCCGCCGCGTCTGGGTCGTGCAGGAGTTCATCCTGGCGCGCGACGTTCTGATGATCtgcggcgacgaggcggtgAACTGGGCAAAGCTGTGGCCCGCCACGATCGCGCTCGAGGAGCCCGAGAGCCCGCCCTGGCCGCTCGTCAAcaccgccggcgaggagctcaagggcGCGGCCGACTTGATGGCCAACATGGCACAGAGGCTGCGCTTCTTCCAGCTCGGCTCCATGAGGGGCAACTCGGACGAGCATGGTcacggagacgacgacggacatGAGCACGGGGGTGGATGCTGTGGAGGTCATGGTAGCCACGACCACGGtcacgaccacgaccacgacgaggaggaagaggacgacaAAGACgccgaagatgccgaggagggcgatgatgatgaagatgatggagAGTGGGAGTCAGAGGACGGAGACGATTCCGGCCGCTCGACAGATCTCCTCAGCCTGCTGCTGTCCTTCCGCGAAGTCGAGGCCACCGACCCGCGGGATCTCTACTtcgcgctcctcggcctcgcctccGATGGCGACAGAGAGGAGTTCCGCCCCGACTACTCGGCCACCTTTGAACAGACCGCCCTCCGCTTCGCACGCACGCTCCTCCACGAGCCCTTCAGcgaggagctgctcgaccacgccggcatcgccaacAGCCTCAACGGCGCCGACTTCCCCTCCTGGATCCCCGACTTCCGCCGGCCCTGGCGTCGCATGAcggtcgccgacgccgccgagtccgaggcggccggcgagacGGACTTCGACTTCGGCTTCGACCCCAACGAGGCGGACGACGTGCTCCTCCTCATgggcgtcaaggtcgacaCCATCTCCCACGCGACAGACCTCCCGCGCCCGGCGCACCTGCACGCCGAGCAGCCGTCCCTCTGGGTAAAACGCGACATGGTGACGCTCTCCAAGCTGCTGGCCGGCATCCCCGGCTTCGAGGACGCGACGTACCCGACGGGCGAgacgggcgtcgaggcggtGCTGCGGACGCTCACGTTCTTCCGCaccgaggcggacgaggcggacgggcacggcgaggacggcgagggcgacaaCGAGGTCCCGATGACAACGCTGAAGCTGGCGTACCGCACCTGCacggcggtcgaggacgacgacctcgacggctcGCGGCCCGAGAGGGAGGCGCTGCGCAGGGAGATCATGCTGTCCGGGTGCACGGCCaaggaggcgggcgaggcgctcgaggcggcggcgcaagTGCTCATCAACCGCGTGTTCCCGATGCGCGCGGCGCTGGACCTCGTGCTGGCCCGGGGCGGGCGGTACGTCGGCATGGTGCCGGAGGGGtgcgaggcgggcgacgagaTCTGGGTGCTGAAGGGGTGTAACGCGCCCTTCGTGCTGCGGAGGAGcgccgagagggagggcgCGAGGcgcatcgtcggcgcggccTACGTGCACGGCATCATgaacggcgaggccgtcgaggagggcgtcgagttcGAGCCCGTGTCGATTCActga
- a CDS encoding Cytochrome b-c1 complex subunit Rieske, mitochondrial, which translates to MAPLAHASRTCLRQLARSSPSATTAARALSTSAARNDTTASSYSSPFKGAQAGNKIPDFSKYMSKGSASNNQLFGYFMVGTMGAITAAGAKSTVQEFLVNMSASADVLAMAKVEVDLSTIPEGKNVIIKWRGKPVFIRHRTQAEIDEANKVSVSSLRDPQADEDRVKTPEWLIMLGVCTHLGCVPIGEAGDFGGWFCPCHGSHYDISGRIRKGPAPLNLEIPEYDFPEDGKLVIG; encoded by the exons ATGGCGCCCCTCGCACACGCATCCCGCACCTGCCTGCGGCAGCTGGCGCGAAGCAGCCCTTCCGCGACGACGGCTGCGCGCGCCCTcagcacctcggccgcccgAAACGacacgacggcctcgagctaCTCTAGCCCCTTCAAGGGCGCCCAGGCTGGCAACAAGATCCCCGACTTCAGCAAGTACATGAGCAAGGGTTCCGCCAGCAACAACCAGCTCTTCGGATACTTCATGGTCGGCACCATGggcgccatcaccgccgccggtgccAAGTCTACTGTCCAGG AGTTCCTCGTCAACATGTCCGCCTCAGCCGACGTCTTGGCCAtggccaaggtcgaggtcgacctctCCACCATCCCCGAGGGCAAGAAC GTTATCATCAAGTGGAGAGGCAAGCCCGTCTTCATCCGCCACCGCACCcaggccgagatcgacgaggccaacaaggtctccgtttCCTCCCTCCGTGACCcccaggccgacgaggaccgTGTCAAGACCCCCGAGTGGCTCATCATGCTGG GTGTCTGCACGCACTTGGGTTGTGTTCCcatcggcgaggccggcgactTCGGCGGTTGGTTCTGCCCCTGCCACGGATCCCACTACGACATTTCCGGCCGCATCAGAAAAGGACCTGCTCCCCTCAACCTCGAGATCCCCGAATACGACTTCCCTGAGGATGGCAAGCTGGTCATTGGTTAA
- a CDS encoding Ribosomal protein s17, which yields MKFQTPTVLAALVALAAAEVPQEHSHEKYLRAVNALLKQDNPNNIVDAVFGLLGNAAAADGAGDVTNLDCLHQVTADSAFSAAKAAGDVDGMASALVFRAVERNTGAVGLKSVLCDETAVNPEIAALTQHQDPASENAAEENKAITLELARQLAAVGADPQLALDSGTFAPGDVNDATGAGNTCDDADDAEGCIFTQGLLVQDATPEEIDAAVAEGAGGAGGNAGNAGGDAAADDGAAACPAGNATESAANSTSATTRLRARVRRSTPVARSPLSKAVLSQRGATATVRRQNNNGTADAGDDADNADNNAGNDAATGTTNNVQTFTGDLGGPAPPVSSSASSDKPFEVNGATFLNAGAALQRSCAVQHNACADAANSGAEDVSVADCDAQEDSCLAAASLKKLRRASGLNAGGRRMRIAASGLVRGRQAFDFGECADPSIQFAEGLDGRAEASFGPAGDFDHGSAQNINIISGFICGQLGSRCQADEAAVAACEQGQADAQGLEGQEAADAFNSALGL from the exons ATGAAATTCCAAACCCCCACCGTTctcgcggccctcgtcgccctcgccgccgccgaggtgcCCCAGGAACACTCGCACGAGAAGTACCTCCGGGCCGTCAACGCCCTGCTGAAGCAGGACAACCCCAACAAtatcgtcgacgccgtcttcggcctgctcggcaacgccgccgccgccgacggcgcgggcgacgtGACGAACCTCGACTGCTTGCACCAGGTGACGGCCGACTCGGCCTTCagcgccgccaaggccgccggcgacgtcgacggcatggCCAGCGCCCTTGtcttccgcgccgtcgagcgcaacacgggcgccgtcggcctcaaGAGCGTGCTGTGCGATGAGACGGCCGTGAACCCGGAGATCGCGGCCCTGACCCAGCACCAGGACCCGGCGTCGGagaacgccgccgaggagaacaAGGCCATCACGCTGGAGCTGGCGCGGCAGCTCGCAGCCGTCGGGGCCGACCCGCAACTCGCGCTCGACTCGGGCACTTTTGCCCCTGGTGAT GTCAACGACGCCACAGGGGCTGGGAACACCTGTGACGATGCTGACGATGCCGAAGGGTGCATCTTCACCCAAGGTCTGCTCGTTCAGGATGCCACTCCCGAGGagatcgacgccgccgtggccgaaggcgccggcggtgCGGGCGGGAATGCCGGGAACGCTGGCggtgatgctgctgccgacgacggtgctGCCG CATGCCCTGCCGGCAACGCGACCGAGAGCGCCGCGAACTCGACGAGCGCCACGACCAGACTGCGCGCCAGGGTCCGCCGCAGCACTCCCGTCGCGAGGAGTCCCTTGAGCAAGGCGGTCCTGTCCCAGCGCGGTGCCACGGCCACGGTGCGCCGTCAGAACAACAACGGCACTGCTGACGCCGGTGATGACGCGGACAACGCGGACAACAACGCAGGcaacgacgccgccaccgggACCACCAATAACGTCCAGACCTTCACGGGCGACCTCGGGggccccgcgccgcccgtgTCCTCTTCCGCGTCCTCGGACAAGCCGTTCGAGGTCAACGGCGCGACGTTCCTCAACGCGGGCGCGGCGCTGCAGCGGTCGTGCGCGGTGCAGCACAACGCGTGCGCGGACGCGGCCAACtcgggcgccgaggacgtcaGCGTGGCCGACTGCGACGCGCAGGAGGACTCGTGCCTTGCGGCGGCGTCCCTCAAGAAGCTCCGGCGCGCGTCCGGGCTCAAcgcgggcgggcggcggatGCGCATCGCGGCGTCCGGTCTGGTCCGCGGCCGTCAGGCTTTCGACTTTGGCGAGTGCGCGGACCCGAGCATCCAGTTCGCCGAGGGGCTCGACGGGCGGGCGGAGGCGTCGTTCGGCCCCGCGGGCGACTTCGACCACGGGTCGGCGCagaacatcaacatcatcagCGGCTTCATCTGCGGCCAGCTGGGGTCGAGGTGCCAGGCGGACGAGGCTGCCGTGGCGGCTTGCGAGCAGGGCCAGGCTGATGCGCAGGGTCTCGAGGGGCAAGAGGCTGCCGATGCGTTCAACTCGGCATTGGGTCTCTGA